The Glycine soja cultivar W05 chromosome 3, ASM419377v2, whole genome shotgun sequence genome window below encodes:
- the LOC114406024 gene encoding probable WRKY transcription factor 33 — MSFSFTDLLSTNNNNSLNMDDDPFGLEFANNFKSASLPLSPSSIYPSSYAEFPPGFVPTSQSLNSHHFFSSQIVPASYTTEQSSSMSYNMRNTSTEGQQGNKEEERNYSDLSFLTKTNHVPLFQSSTTMFQVEPLKKQDTMISSEAAKQTDFSSERTETKPEYPSTQGFSAALASIKPEIQSNSAPGSVHFNSTYAPKSIREQKRSEDGYNWRKYGEKQVKGSENPRSYYKCTHPSCPTKKKVERSLEGHITEIVYKGSHNHPKPLGRKNGSQSIHQTSSSCTNSGISDQSVGEEDLEQTSQTSYSGGGDDDLGNEAKRWKGENENDGHSYSSAGSRTVKEPRVVVQTTSEIDILDDGYRWRKYGQKVVKGNPNPRSYYKCVAPGCPVRKHVERAAHDMKAVITTYEGKHIHDVPLGRGNSSYSMNRTSLNNNTNTSTSNVTAPAPIRPSAVTNYSNSASFTNSLHDTKPPTSASQEPFPMDVLLSPGSIGFAANDLFLQSFLSKNF; from the exons ATGTCTTTCAGTTTCACTGACCTTCTTTCTactaacaacaacaatagcttGAACATGGATGATGATCCCTTTGGACTTGAATTTGCTAATAATTTCAAGTCAGCTTCACTGCCTCTCTCTCCTTCTTCAATCTACCCTTCTTCTTATGCTGAGTTCCCTCCTGGTTTTGTCCCAACTTCACAGTCATTGAATTCACaccactttttttcttctcaaatt GTTCCTGCATCTTACACAACTGAGCAATCTTCTAGCATGAGCTACAACATGAGAAACACTTCAACTGAGGGTCAACAAGGAAACAAGGAGGAAGAGAGAAACTACTCTGACCTCTCTTTCCTAACAAAAACAAACCACGTGCCTCTCTTTCAATCTTCCACAACCATGTTTCAAGTG GAGCCACTAAAGAAACAGGACACAATGATATCCAGTGAAGCTGCAAAGCAAACAGATTTCTCATCTGAGAGGACAGAAACAAAACCTGAATATCCATCTACTCAGGGCTTCTCAGCAGCATTAGCCTCAATCAAACCTGAAATACAAAGCAATTCTGCTCCTGGTTCTGTTCATTTTAACTCCACTTATGCTCCTAAGTCTATTAGGGAACAAAAGAGATCAGAAGATGGTTACAATTGGAGGAAGTATGGAGAGAAACAAGTGAAAGGAAGCGAAAATCCGCGTAGTTATTACAAGTGCACGCACCCGAGTTGTCCAACAAAGAAGAAAGTTGAGAGGTCTTTGGAGGGACATATCACTGAAATAGTATACAAGGGAAGCCACAATCATCCCAAGCCACTTGGTAGAAAAAATGGTTCTCAATCAATTCATCAAACTTCTTCGTCCTGCACTAACTCAGGGATTTCTGATCAATCTGTGGGAGAGGAAGATCTTGAGCAAACATCACAGACTAGTTATTCTGGAGGGGGTGATGATGACCTTGGAAATGAGGCCAAAAGATG GAAGGGGGAGAATGAAAATGATGGCCATTCCTATTCTTCTGCTGGGAGTAGAACTGTTAAGGAACCTAGAGTTGTAGTTCAAACCACAAGTGAAATTGACATACTTGATGATGGATATAGGTGGAGGAAATATGGACAGAAAGTAGTTAAAGGAAATCCAAACCCAAG GAGTTACTACAAATGTGTAGCCCCAGGTTGTCCAGTGAGAAAACATGTTGAGAGAGCTGCACATGATATGAAAGCTGTGATTACAACTTATGAAGGGAAACATATCCATGATGTACCTTTAGGACGAGGAAACTCAAGCTATAGCATGAACAGAACTTCTCTAAACAACAACACCAACACCAGCACCAGCAATGTAACAGCTCCTGCCCCTATTAGGCCCTCAGCAGTGACTAATTATTCTAACTCAGCAAGTTTCACAAACTCACTTCATGACACAAAGCCACCAACATCTGCAAGCCAAGAACCTTTTCCAATGGACGTGTTGCTGAGCCCCGGAAGTATCGGATTTGCGGCTAATGACCTGTTCCTTCAGTCTTTTTTGTCAAAGAACTTTTAA
- the LOC114406023 gene encoding F-box/LRR-repeat protein 3-like produces the protein MSRIYSSNIETKQTNPSLLSPQLFIINLQNDQPNAKRRTMKKQKLSEPQNDTSNPFEVLSEELMFVILDFLQTTSLDKKSFSLTCKLFYSVEAKHRRLLRPLRAEHLPALAARYPNVTELDLSLCPRVGDGALGLVAGAYAATLRRMDLSRSRRFTATGLLSLGARCEHLVELDLSNATELRDAGVAAVARARNLRKLWLARCKMVTDMGIGCIAVGCRKLRLLCLKWCVGIGDLGVDLVAIKCKELTTLDLSYLPITEKCLPSIFKLQHLEDLVLEGCFGIDDDSLDVDLLKQGCKTLKRLDISGCQNISHVGLSKLTSISGGLEKLILADGSPVTLSLADGLNKLSMLQSIVLDGCPVTSEGLRAIGNLCISLRELSLSKCLGVTDEALSFLVSKHKDLRKLDITCCRKITDVSIASIANSCTGLTSLKMESCTLVPSEAFVLIGQKCHYLEELDLTDNEIDDEGLMSISSCSWLTSLKIGICLNITDRGLAYVGMRCSKLKELDLYRSTGVDDLGISAIAGGCPGLEMINTSYCTSITDRALIALSKCSNLETLEIRGCLLVTSIGLAAIAMNCRQLSRLDIKKCYNIDDSGMIALAHFSQNLRQINLSYSSVTDVGLLSLANISCLQSFTLLHLQGLVPGGLAAALLACGGLTKVKLHLSLRSLLPELLIRHVEARGCVFEWRDKEFQAELDPKCWKLQLEDVI, from the exons aTGTCTCGCATTTATTCCTCAAACATAGAaaccaaacaaacaaaccctTCCCTTCTCTCCCCACAGTTATTCATCATTAACCTCCAAAACGACCAACCAAACGCAAAACGCAGAACCATGAAGAAGCAGAAGCTCTCCGAGCCTCAAAACGACACCTCCAACCCCTTCGAGGTTCTCTCCGAGGAGCTAATGTTCGTCATCCTCGACTTCCTCCAAACGACGTCGTTGGACAAAAAATCTTTCTCGCTCACGTGTAAGTTGTTTTACTCCGTCGAGGCCAAGCACCGTCGTTTGCTTCGCCCGCTACGTGCGGAACACCTGCCCGCGCTCGCTGCCCGCTACCCGAACGTAACGGAATTGGATCTTTCCTTGTGTCCGCGCGTGGGCGACGGCGCGCTGGGGCTCGTCGCTGGCGCGTACGCGGCGACGCTGCGGCGAATGGACCTGTCGCGGTCGCGGCGGTTCACGGCGACCGGGCTGCTAAGCCTCGGCGCACGGTGCGAGCACCTGGTGGAGCTGGACTTGTCGAACGCGACGGAGCTGAGGGACGCCGGCGTCGCCGCGGTGGCGCGTGCGCGGAACTTGCGGAAGCTGTGGCTGGCGAGGTGCAAGATGGTGACGGATATGGGGATTGGGTGTATTGCGGTGGGGTGCAGGAAGCTGAGGCTGCTTTGCTTGAAGTGGTGTGTGGGAATTGGGGATTTGGGTGTGGATTTGGTTGCGATTAAGTGTAAGGAGCTCACAACATTGGATCTCTCTTATTTGCCT ATCACGGAGAAATGTCTACCGTCAATCTTCAAATTGCAACATCTTGAAGATTTGGTCCTTGAAGGATGCTTTGGCATTGATGACGACAGCCTTGATGTTGATCTCTTAAAACAAGGGTGCAAGACATTGAAG AGACTTGATATCTCAGGTTGTCAAAACATAAGTCATGTTGGGTTATCAAAGCTTACAAGCATTTCTGGAGGTTTAGAGAAACTCATTTTAGCAGATGGCTCTCCT GTCACCCTTTCTCTTGCTGATGGTTTGAATAAACTTTCcatgttgcaatcaattgtatTAGATGGCTGCCCTGTTACATCTGAAGGATTACGGGCCATTGGAAATTTGTGCATTTCACTTAGGGAGCTTAGTCTAAGCAAATGTTTGGGAGTGACAGATGAGGCACTCTCATTTCTTGTGTCAAAACACAAAGATTTAAGGAAACTTGACATCACATGCTGTCGCAAGATAACTGATGTTTCCATTGCCAGCATTGCAAATTCATGCACAGGTCTAACTTCTCTCAAAATGGAGTCATGTACACTAGTTCCAAGTGAAGCATTTGTCTTGATTGGACAGAAATGCCATTATCTTGAGGAGCTTGACCTAACAGATAATGAAATTGATGATGAAG GTCTTATGTCcatttcttcttgttcttggcTTACCAGCTTGAAAATAGGAATATGCCTGAACATAACTGACAGAGGACTTGCCTATGTTGGCATGCGTTGCTCAAAATTAAAGGAGCTGGATCTATACAG GTCTACTGGAGTAGATGATTTGGGCATTTCAGCAATTGCTGGTGGTTGCCCTGGCCTTGAGATGATAAACACATCCTATTGTACTAGCATTACTGACAGGGCACTAATTGCCTTGTCAAAATGTTCAAATTTGGAGACACTTGAAATTCGAGGATGTCTTCTCGTTACATCCATAGGTCTGGCAGCTATTGCAATGAATTGCAGACAACTAAGTCGTCTAGACATAAAAAAGTGTTACAACATTGATGACAGTGGGATGATTGCTCTGGCTCATTTCTCCCAAAATCTAAGACAG ATAAATTTGTCATATAGCTCAGTTACAGATGTGGGGCTTCTGTCACTTGCTAATATCAGTTGCCTTCAAAGCTTTACCTTGCTTCACCTGCAAGGCTTGGTTCCAGGAGGACTGGCGGCAGCCTTATTAGCTTGTGGAGGGCTAACAAAAGTGAAGCTCCATCTTTCACTAAGATCTCTGTTACCTGAGCTACTTATCAGACATGTGGAAGCACGTGGCTGTGTATTTGAATGGAGAGATAAGGAGTTTCAG GCTGAATTGGACCCCAAGTGTTGGAAATTACAGTTGGAAGATGTGATATAA